In Paenibacillus sp. BIC5C1, a genomic segment contains:
- a CDS encoding LTA synthase family protein, with the protein MSRNSLTRFLSGPFIVFTVIMMIKSSLAWIVIFDDIPVWKPLLTELPLIWICFCLIEWFAAKRRMWLYLGLNLVLSGIFFAAIMYYKYYGVIVNYHALAQVNQVTSVKSSMFSLLDPYYLFIFADILVIAGILIRRRIKLGGTERPGSVPLERRARRRIASVILVLSMMLVMLNIYPNRASMSEITQAEQMGILGYEAYTILADRPDKPVPLDQIDQNHIDEIKQTTILPTVVKEGAAKGRNVIVLQLESFQNFLIGLQLDGQEVTPHLNQLAGQSLYFPNFYQQVGQGNTSDAEFVVNTSFYTPPNGAATTVYVNKELPSLPRLMSANGYQTATFHTNDVHFWNRDQLYRALGFDQYYDINYFGTEDSIAFSASDEVLYSKTLDKLEAMQASGSPFYAQIISMSAHHPYHLPEDKKSLTLPERYVNTLPGDYLVSQHYADQAVGQFIEGLKERGLWENSLLVVYGDHLGLPIYSLDRTDEKLMQEIYGREYTSADMINIPLIVTAPGITPAAQLEQIGGQVDILPTIAGLTGTSLQNQLHFGQDLLREGNNLLPERYYLPSGSVLNDASLFVPETGYGDGTHYSLADAGRQDVVSAEPDQEKSTIPDSLEDEPAVPASAIPTEEESTSSAYITKEQYERALDLLHLSNSYLTQLPNRNTVK; encoded by the coding sequence TTGTCACGCAATTCACTCACCCGGTTTCTAAGCGGACCGTTTATAGTATTCACCGTTATTATGATGATCAAAAGCTCTCTGGCCTGGATTGTGATCTTCGATGACATCCCCGTCTGGAAACCGCTGCTGACAGAGTTGCCGCTGATCTGGATCTGCTTCTGTCTGATTGAGTGGTTCGCAGCCAAACGCCGGATGTGGCTCTATCTCGGACTAAATCTGGTTCTATCGGGCATCTTCTTCGCAGCGATCATGTATTACAAATATTATGGTGTCATTGTCAATTATCACGCGCTCGCACAGGTTAATCAGGTCACCTCGGTCAAGAGCAGCATGTTCTCTTTGCTTGATCCGTATTATTTATTTATTTTTGCGGATATTCTGGTCATCGCGGGCATTCTGATTCGTCGGCGGATCAAGCTCGGCGGGACTGAACGTCCAGGTAGCGTGCCGCTTGAACGAAGGGCCAGAAGGCGGATTGCCTCGGTCATCCTGGTTCTGTCGATGATGCTGGTCATGCTCAACATATACCCCAATCGGGCGAGTATGAGCGAAATTACTCAGGCGGAGCAGATGGGGATTCTCGGTTACGAAGCGTACACCATCCTGGCTGATCGGCCTGACAAACCCGTGCCCCTCGATCAAATCGATCAGAATCATATCGACGAGATTAAACAAACGACAATACTACCCACTGTTGTGAAGGAGGGTGCAGCCAAAGGACGCAACGTCATAGTCCTCCAGCTCGAATCATTTCAGAACTTCCTGATCGGATTGCAGTTGGACGGACAGGAAGTTACACCCCATCTGAATCAGTTGGCTGGACAAAGCCTGTATTTCCCGAACTTTTATCAGCAAGTCGGACAGGGCAATACGTCGGATGCCGAGTTTGTCGTGAATACATCGTTTTACACACCGCCCAACGGGGCTGCAACTACCGTTTATGTCAATAAGGAGTTGCCAAGTCTGCCCAGACTGATGTCCGCGAACGGGTACCAGACAGCCACATTCCATACGAATGATGTGCACTTCTGGAATCGCGATCAGTTATACAGGGCGCTTGGATTCGATCAGTATTATGACATAAATTATTTCGGAACAGAGGATTCCATCGCCTTCTCGGCATCGGATGAAGTGCTGTACAGTAAGACGCTGGATAAACTCGAGGCCATGCAGGCATCAGGGTCACCTTTCTATGCACAAATCATCTCCATGTCTGCGCACCATCCTTACCATTTGCCAGAAGATAAAAAAAGTCTGACGTTGCCGGAACGGTACGTTAATACGTTGCCAGGGGATTACCTCGTGTCCCAGCATTATGCCGATCAGGCGGTGGGACAATTTATTGAGGGACTTAAGGAACGAGGACTATGGGAAAATAGCCTGCTGGTCGTTTACGGTGACCATCTGGGTCTGCCTATCTATTCGCTGGATCGGACTGACGAGAAACTGATGCAGGAAATCTACGGTCGGGAGTACACGTCTGCGGACATGATCAATATTCCACTCATCGTCACGGCTCCTGGCATCACGCCGGCAGCTCAGCTGGAACAGATCGGAGGACAGGTGGATATTCTGCCAACGATCGCCGGGTTGACCGGAACCTCTCTCCAGAACCAACTGCATTTTGGGCAGGATTTGCTGCGAGAGGGAAATAATCTGCTGCCAGAGCGCTATTACCTGCCTTCCGGTTCCGTATTGAATGATGCTTCACTGTTCGTTCCTGAGACGGGATACGGTGACGGTACGCATTATTCTCTTGCTGATGCCGGGAGACAGGATGTCGTTTCGGCTGAGCCTGATCAGGAGAAGAGCACGATTCCGGACAGTCTGGAGGATGAACCAGCCGTGCCCGCATCTGCCATACCAACCGAAGAGGAATCGACCTCTTCCGCATATATTACGAAGGAACAGTACGAACGGGCTTTGGATCTTCTACACTTATCCAACAGTTATCTGACTCAGTTACCGAATCGGAATACCGTAAAATGA
- a CDS encoding carbohydrate ABC transporter permease, with the protein MAQTYLQNTSEPTATLKALKKRRWGGLAPYLFIFPWIFGFVFFTLGPLLFSLVISFFDWPIVGKVTFIGLDNYVEMFSNDPLFWKSLFVTLKFAALFVPLNIVVALGLAMLLNQRVKGSAIFRTAFYLPSVISGVALAMIWSWVYSGDYGILNYFLSVLGIQGPDWLNDTNWSLVAMVVASLWGQGSMMLIFLAGLKGIPKDLYESASIDGAGKIRKFLSVTIPMITPTILFNLITSIIAAFQQLTLALLLTGGGPMKSTYFYAMYMYENAFKYFKMGYSAANAWFMFLIVLTLTFLVFKSSEAWVFYEGEMKKQPQKKLKASTRGRS; encoded by the coding sequence ATGGCTCAGACCTACCTGCAGAATACATCGGAACCGACAGCTACCCTTAAGGCCTTGAAAAAACGTAGATGGGGTGGGCTTGCGCCCTACCTCTTTATCTTCCCTTGGATATTTGGATTTGTTTTCTTCACTTTAGGCCCCCTGCTGTTCTCATTGGTCATTTCATTTTTTGATTGGCCAATCGTCGGTAAGGTAACTTTTATCGGGCTAGACAACTATGTAGAGATGTTTTCGAATGATCCACTTTTTTGGAAATCTTTATTTGTCACACTGAAATTTGCAGCCCTCTTCGTTCCGCTCAATATTGTAGTTGCGCTCGGACTCGCCATGCTGCTCAACCAAAGGGTTAAAGGAAGCGCCATTTTCCGTACGGCATTTTATCTCCCCTCTGTAATTTCAGGTGTTGCGCTTGCTATGATCTGGTCCTGGGTATACAGCGGAGACTATGGAATTCTGAACTACTTCTTGTCTGTCCTGGGCATTCAAGGGCCCGATTGGCTGAATGATACAAACTGGTCGCTTGTTGCAATGGTCGTTGCCAGCCTCTGGGGACAAGGATCGATGATGCTTATTTTCCTAGCTGGACTTAAAGGCATTCCTAAGGACTTGTACGAATCGGCTTCAATCGACGGAGCAGGTAAAATCCGAAAGTTCTTGAGTGTAACCATTCCGATGATTACGCCAACAATTCTATTCAATCTCATTACATCAATTATTGCAGCATTCCAGCAGTTAACTCTCGCCCTGCTACTTACGGGAGGCGGGCCAATGAAATCAACCTATTTCTATGCGATGTACATGTATGAGAACGCTTTCAAATATTTTAAAATGGGTTACTCTGCCGCCAACGCCTGGTTTATGTTTCTGATTGTGCTTACCTTGACGTTTCTGGTATTCAAATCTTCGGAAGCCTGGGTGTTCTATGAAGGTGAAATGAAAAAGCAACCGCAGAAGAAACTTAAGGCCAGTACAAGGGGGCGGTCCTGA
- a CDS encoding response regulator transcription factor: MDTAKRIKVLIADDESIVRKGLRSTVAWEKFGMEVIADAPNGQKAWEAFLEHRPEIVITDIVMPEMDGIDLSRKIKEMAPKTKIILLSCHRDFEYAQQGIQLGASGYLLKTAFEDEELEDMLKKFQQELSISAPPAPKDEERMETLLFAWLNGHSCKFPEELEKLHGGQSHVNSQPLLIYLIRTAECGASWIELLQGAEKNDRSMREGTIIPYGEEYYYWIVPDSLRGSADSLLVECKSKCSQLKWTRKESLLNSDDLKQAFQNLHKEAELEKLYGISINHWPDPIWKAVNLLYANPAADWSASELAEEVGLSRSHFSILFKKAVGDSFIAFQYKRKLRLAYGLLRDTQLTMQEIAERTGLGDSKYFSKWFKRCTGQTPSHYRAQQKDDSSRTD; encoded by the coding sequence ATGGATACAGCAAAGAGAATTAAGGTGCTGATTGCAGATGATGAGAGTATTGTACGGAAAGGCCTACGTTCGACCGTAGCTTGGGAGAAATTTGGGATGGAAGTTATAGCTGACGCGCCCAATGGACAAAAAGCCTGGGAAGCCTTTCTGGAGCATCGGCCTGAAATTGTAATAACAGATATTGTAATGCCAGAGATGGATGGCATCGATCTGTCTCGCAAGATAAAGGAGATGGCGCCGAAGACCAAAATAATTCTGCTCAGTTGTCATCGCGACTTTGAATACGCGCAGCAAGGAATTCAACTTGGGGCATCCGGATATCTTTTGAAAACCGCTTTTGAGGACGAAGAACTTGAAGACATGTTAAAGAAGTTCCAGCAGGAACTGTCTATCTCCGCTCCCCCCGCTCCAAAAGATGAAGAACGTATGGAAACATTACTCTTTGCATGGCTGAACGGGCATAGCTGTAAATTTCCAGAGGAGCTGGAGAAGCTGCATGGTGGTCAATCGCATGTTAATAGTCAGCCACTGTTGATATATCTAATTCGAACGGCAGAATGCGGAGCATCTTGGATCGAACTACTACAAGGAGCTGAGAAGAATGACCGCAGCATGCGCGAGGGTACGATCATCCCTTATGGAGAAGAATACTATTATTGGATCGTTCCTGATTCGCTGCGAGGGTCTGCAGATAGCCTTCTGGTAGAGTGTAAGAGTAAATGCAGTCAGTTGAAGTGGACACGTAAAGAATCCTTGCTCAACAGCGATGATCTGAAGCAGGCGTTCCAAAACCTTCATAAAGAAGCTGAGCTAGAGAAGCTGTATGGGATATCCATAAATCATTGGCCAGATCCGATCTGGAAAGCCGTGAATCTACTGTATGCTAATCCCGCAGCTGATTGGTCAGCCAGCGAACTGGCGGAAGAGGTTGGGCTCAGCCGCAGTCATTTCTCCATTCTGTTTAAGAAGGCTGTTGGTGATAGTTTCATTGCCTTCCAATATAAACGGAAACTGCGCCTTGCTTATGGTTTACTGCGGGACACACAACTTACCATGCAGGAAATTGCGGAACGGACAGGACTTGGTGATAGCAAATATTTTAGCAAATGGTTCAAACGCTGTACGGGTCAGACACCGAGTCATTACCGTGCCCAACAAAAAGACGACAGCTCTCGAACAGATTGA
- a CDS encoding carbohydrate ABC transporter permease yields MKKIVAYTLLIGFSLLFIAPLFWAVTTALKSPQELYLFPPKWIPSVWKFSNFAEAWNIQPFNLFLKNTLIVTVLSTLGQLISCTLVAYGFARFQFKGRDFLFLVVLATMMIPWEVTMIPQYMEFNYLGWINTLKPLIIPSWFGSAYYIFLLRQFIMTLPRELDEAATIDGASKMTILLRIIVPLMGPSLILVSVFQFMSCWNDYLGPLIFLNDQTKYTLTLGLSQFKGMYGVDMQSIMAITCLISIPPLAIFFFAQRYIVGGIATTGIKG; encoded by the coding sequence ATGAAAAAAATAGTTGCATACACGTTGCTGATTGGGTTCTCACTGCTGTTCATCGCCCCACTGTTCTGGGCGGTGACCACGGCACTGAAATCACCGCAGGAGCTCTATCTGTTTCCTCCCAAATGGATTCCGTCCGTCTGGAAATTCAGTAACTTCGCAGAGGCATGGAATATCCAGCCCTTTAATTTATTTTTGAAAAACACGCTGATCGTTACGGTTTTATCCACCCTGGGTCAGCTGATATCCTGTACGCTCGTCGCTTACGGCTTCGCCAGATTCCAATTCAAGGGCCGTGATTTCCTGTTTCTTGTCGTTCTGGCTACCATGATGATCCCTTGGGAAGTAACGATGATTCCGCAGTATATGGAGTTTAACTATTTGGGTTGGATCAACACACTCAAGCCGCTGATTATTCCGTCTTGGTTCGGCTCTGCCTATTACATCTTTTTGTTACGGCAGTTCATTATGACTCTGCCCCGGGAGCTTGATGAAGCAGCGACGATCGACGGCGCTAGTAAAATGACGATTCTACTGCGAATCATCGTGCCGCTAATGGGACCTTCACTGATCCTGGTCTCCGTATTCCAGTTCATGAGTTGTTGGAATGACTATCTGGGACCACTCATTTTCCTGAATGATCAGACGAAATATACGTTAACACTCGGCCTATCTCAATTTAAAGGCATGTACGGTGTTGATATGCAATCCATCATGGCCATCACTTGCTTAATTTCGATTCCACCGCTTGCGATATTCTTCTTCGCCCAGCGTTACATTGTCGGCGGAATTGCTACGACAGGTATTAAAGGCTAG
- a CDS encoding sugar ABC transporter substrate-binding protein, with amino-acid sequence MKKRISHIVLATTLMVSILSACSGNAGTANPENGGSDQTKTLRFATWDTGDALKIEQDIAKKFEAEHPGTKVQVEAYADGFDQKLAAGFGAGNPPDVMYMWDFPTYHQSLEPLDSFAEKDTDLKIDDFYKGLFNYGKIDDKLYGIPAGFTTRVVYYNKKLFDAAGVPYPKDGWEWSDFQDIAKKLTDPSKKQYGFGARAENDTYDLQGFVWSNGGSFISPDGKTIEGYMNSKETAEAIQMFGDMVKNGTAVLTGGKGQQSGDDIFKGGKIAMWESGIWPLESFKQAGVDVGTVEIPAFPGKPVKGVLAESALSIAKDSKNKDLAWEFVKFYVSNESIKMRVADLPVRQSVVNELKKDQDPLYKPYYTMLERSDNTPAFLLNPKWNEVNRQLSAAVEAVMHGSNAQEALNQAVKDSERYLK; translated from the coding sequence ATGAAAAAAAGAATTTCACACATTGTCCTTGCAACGACGCTGATGGTATCTATACTGTCTGCATGCAGCGGTAACGCTGGAACAGCCAATCCGGAGAACGGCGGTTCGGATCAGACGAAGACGCTTCGTTTTGCAACCTGGGATACGGGGGACGCGCTCAAAATCGAGCAGGATATTGCCAAAAAGTTTGAAGCGGAACATCCCGGTACAAAGGTGCAGGTTGAGGCCTATGCGGACGGATTTGACCAGAAGCTCGCCGCAGGCTTTGGAGCGGGTAACCCGCCAGACGTCATGTACATGTGGGACTTCCCTACCTACCATCAATCTCTTGAACCACTGGATAGCTTCGCAGAGAAGGATACAGACCTGAAGATAGATGATTTTTACAAAGGATTATTCAACTATGGAAAAATTGACGATAAGTTATACGGCATTCCGGCAGGCTTCACAACTCGTGTCGTCTATTATAACAAAAAGCTCTTTGATGCTGCCGGTGTCCCTTATCCCAAAGACGGATGGGAATGGAGCGACTTTCAGGATATCGCTAAAAAGCTGACGGATCCATCCAAGAAGCAGTACGGCTTCGGTGCACGCGCCGAGAATGATACGTATGACTTGCAGGGCTTTGTCTGGAGTAATGGCGGCTCCTTTATCTCCCCGGATGGTAAGACCATCGAAGGCTACATGAACAGCAAGGAAACTGCTGAAGCTATCCAAATGTTTGGTGATATGGTGAAGAACGGTACCGCAGTGCTCACTGGTGGGAAAGGCCAGCAAAGCGGTGATGATATTTTCAAAGGCGGTAAAATCGCCATGTGGGAAAGCGGAATCTGGCCGCTCGAATCTTTCAAACAAGCGGGAGTTGATGTAGGCACGGTCGAAATTCCGGCTTTTCCAGGCAAACCGGTTAAAGGTGTACTGGCCGAATCCGCACTGTCTATTGCCAAAGACTCCAAGAACAAGGATCTTGCATGGGAATTCGTTAAATTTTACGTCTCTAATGAATCCATCAAAATGCGCGTTGCTGACCTGCCGGTACGACAAAGTGTTGTAAACGAGCTCAAGAAGGATCAAGACCCGCTTTACAAGCCTTATTACACCATGCTTGAGCGTTCCGATAATACACCTGCATTTCTGCTCAATCCGAAGTGGAATGAAGTGAACCGGCAGTTGTCGGCTGCAGTTGAAGCAGTCATGCACGGCAGCAATGCCCAAGAAGCACTGAATCAGGCGGTTAAGGACAGCGAGCGATACTTGAAATAA
- a CDS encoding amylo-alpha-1,6-glucosidase yields the protein MKFDLKFVPFSRRESFLAVSLLPEGQNRQQGLYLRTVRGGDDKLGEAFRIELLDQQNQTMPFTAEASPEIVRLNSPVSAVFAEICISDSRTVRFRSKGCGIRLTFIPSTYDYAYEVNKNSWEVNSFTHECRFMLTGIAGDMKLEVPWDKIKSSRVIAEFSMDTDTNTAEFAVEEFRTVWEPRPQWESFDDDVETVRTEFNQWLDSSLAIPDRWQDARELAAYITWSCLVPAEGCLTRPAMYMSKNWMTNIWSWDHCFNAMALVRHDPKLAWDQFMIFFDRQDESGLIPDFVNDKYELWNCNKPPIHGWTLAWMMQRTDYIREAQLREVYGPLCKWTKWWFRYRDDDGDGIPQYNHGNDSGWDNSTAFNHGIPVESPDLAAFLIIQTELLAEIAGLLGLTEESSEWRKLADDTLEKMISHFWKEDKFISLRSGTHEPSVGDSLLLFVPILLGKRLPEPIRNLLLEGLREDNRFLTDNGWATESISSPYYIPDGYWRGPIWAPSTMLLVEGVAAAGDLELAREVSRRFCSMLSRSGMAENFDALTGEGLRDRAFTWTSSVFLVLGHEYTI from the coding sequence ATGAAATTCGATCTGAAATTTGTACCCTTTAGCCGCAGGGAATCGTTTCTTGCCGTCTCTCTTCTGCCTGAAGGCCAGAATAGACAGCAGGGCCTCTACCTACGAACGGTGCGGGGTGGAGATGATAAACTTGGCGAGGCATTCCGTATCGAACTGTTGGATCAGCAGAATCAGACGATGCCATTCACGGCAGAAGCTTCTCCAGAAATCGTCCGGCTGAATTCACCAGTGTCGGCAGTCTTTGCTGAAATCTGTATTTCGGATAGCCGCACGGTGCGGTTCCGTTCAAAAGGATGCGGGATCCGCTTAACCTTTATCCCCTCAACTTATGATTATGCATATGAAGTAAATAAGAACAGCTGGGAAGTGAACAGCTTTACCCATGAATGCCGCTTCATGCTGACTGGAATTGCAGGCGACATGAAACTCGAAGTGCCGTGGGATAAAATCAAGAGCTCACGCGTAATAGCAGAGTTCAGTATGGATACGGACACGAATACAGCTGAGTTTGCCGTTGAGGAATTCCGCACAGTATGGGAGCCTCGTCCACAATGGGAGTCCTTTGATGATGACGTAGAAACAGTTCGGACTGAATTCAACCAGTGGCTGGACAGCAGTCTTGCGATCCCTGATCGCTGGCAGGATGCGCGGGAGCTCGCGGCTTACATTACTTGGTCCTGCCTCGTTCCAGCGGAGGGTTGTCTGACGCGCCCAGCTATGTATATGTCGAAGAACTGGATGACGAATATATGGAGCTGGGACCACTGTTTCAATGCGATGGCGCTTGTTCGCCATGATCCAAAGCTTGCATGGGACCAGTTCATGATCTTTTTTGATCGGCAAGATGAGAGTGGATTAATTCCTGACTTTGTGAACGATAAATATGAGCTTTGGAACTGTAACAAACCTCCGATTCATGGATGGACACTGGCTTGGATGATGCAACGTACGGATTATATCCGCGAGGCACAGCTCCGTGAAGTATATGGTCCATTGTGCAAGTGGACGAAATGGTGGTTTCGGTATCGTGATGATGATGGTGATGGAATTCCCCAATATAACCACGGTAATGATTCCGGCTGGGATAACAGCACCGCGTTTAATCATGGAATTCCCGTAGAAAGCCCGGATTTAGCTGCCTTTCTCATTATCCAGACAGAGCTTCTGGCTGAAATTGCCGGGTTGCTTGGGCTTACCGAGGAGTCTTCGGAATGGAGAAAACTGGCGGATGATACGCTGGAGAAGATGATCAGCCACTTCTGGAAAGAGGATAAATTTATCTCCTTACGTTCAGGTACACATGAGCCTTCAGTTGGAGACAGTCTGCTGTTATTTGTTCCGATTCTACTGGGTAAACGCTTGCCTGAACCGATCAGAAATCTTCTTCTGGAAGGGTTACGGGAGGATAATCGCTTCCTGACGGACAATGGTTGGGCGACCGAGAGCATAAGCAGCCCTTACTATATACCAGACGGGTACTGGCGTGGACCGATCTGGGCACCATCGACCATGCTGCTCGTGGAGGGTGTGGCTGCAGCTGGTGACCTTGAGCTCGCTCGGGAAGTATCCCGCCGCTTCTGCAGTATGCTTAGCCGGAGTGGTATGGCGGAGAACTTCGACGCGCTGACTGGTGAAGGCCTACGTGACAGGGCATTCACATGGACATCGAGTGTGTTCTTGGTTCTGGGGCATGAATACACAATCTAA
- a CDS encoding sensor histidine kinase — MNIQWIRQLNKRIFSGSYRSIRTKLLFCFLIVTLIPLLSLGALSYYQSAKIINSQFGKYGENAVAQLEQQTSSSLGRMKQMSETIYSYLLDPAHTDLRNQAPVSYSEIIEKNDFEALLKSLWTDQTAGIYIITPSGYYYGENNLDVAKLRNMPEWKTKPASYKGLYWLGFYMQNHAMSSSGDSNLPVLGLAVPIHNSNGTQNGSTILIEENAQELIHMFKLFETDTKSHLTIKATDGRIIYESASNFTKKDSDITWIRTLAVNQWTIEARLPAKAFYLSSGIIRSNTIVVAIISCLLAFGLAYLFSSRFTARIRTLKDSMQKVSFGKLDTRMPIEGRDELGSLDMSFNRMVSGVQSLVQEVEQSERLKKEAELKAFHYQINPHLLFNTLNSIQWKARLEGADDIRQMLYHLTMVLEGNLDISQELITVGRELRMIEHFLKIQEIRYGNVFSYELNCEDSLKQYLIPRMTLQPLFENIFFHGFTDGIGVIKLDVTVEKNELLLTLRDNGAGMTEEKRERLLVPDPNRRGRGGLGVQNADQKFKLHFGPQYGLTVHSTKGEGTAIVIHWPKEEERPDGYSKEN, encoded by the coding sequence ATGAACATCCAATGGATCAGGCAGCTTAATAAACGCATTTTCTCTGGTTCCTACCGCAGTATACGGACCAAGCTGCTCTTCTGTTTTCTCATCGTGACTCTGATTCCGCTGCTCTCGCTTGGTGCGTTGTCCTATTACCAATCCGCCAAAATCATTAATTCCCAGTTTGGCAAATATGGTGAAAATGCTGTAGCGCAGTTGGAGCAACAAACGAGCTCATCTTTAGGCCGAATGAAACAAATGAGTGAAACGATCTACTCGTATTTGCTTGATCCCGCCCATACCGATCTAAGGAACCAGGCGCCTGTAAGCTATAGCGAAATCATTGAGAAGAATGACTTTGAAGCACTACTAAAATCGCTGTGGACGGACCAAACCGCAGGAATCTATATCATTACGCCCTCTGGCTATTATTATGGAGAGAACAATTTGGATGTAGCCAAGCTGAGAAATATGCCAGAATGGAAGACAAAACCGGCTTCTTATAAAGGACTATACTGGCTTGGCTTTTATATGCAAAATCACGCAATGAGCAGCTCAGGCGATTCGAATCTTCCTGTTCTTGGACTCGCTGTTCCGATTCATAATTCCAATGGAACGCAAAACGGCAGCACCATACTCATCGAGGAGAATGCGCAGGAACTGATCCATATGTTCAAGCTGTTTGAGACAGATACGAAGTCGCATCTGACCATTAAAGCTACGGACGGAAGAATTATATATGAAAGCGCATCCAATTTTACGAAAAAGGATAGTGATATTACATGGATTCGGACGCTTGCCGTGAACCAGTGGACCATAGAAGCGAGATTACCTGCCAAAGCCTTCTACCTCTCCTCGGGCATTATTCGGTCGAATACCATTGTCGTGGCCATTATTTCATGTCTGCTTGCCTTTGGACTCGCCTATCTGTTCTCATCGAGGTTTACGGCTCGTATTCGCACGCTAAAGGATTCGATGCAGAAGGTCAGCTTCGGTAAGCTGGATACACGGATGCCGATCGAAGGCAGAGATGAGCTAGGTAGCCTTGATATGAGTTTTAACCGGATGGTAAGTGGTGTCCAATCGCTCGTCCAGGAAGTGGAACAAAGCGAACGACTCAAGAAGGAAGCGGAACTGAAGGCTTTCCATTATCAGATTAACCCCCACCTGCTGTTCAATACGTTGAACTCCATTCAGTGGAAGGCACGTCTGGAAGGGGCTGATGATATCCGTCAGATGTTATATCACTTAACGATGGTGCTGGAAGGAAATCTGGATATATCGCAGGAACTGATCACGGTGGGCAGAGAACTACGCATGATTGAGCATTTCCTGAAAATTCAGGAGATCAGGTACGGAAATGTGTTCAGCTATGAGCTGAATTGTGAGGACTCACTAAAACAGTATCTGATCCCACGCATGACTCTGCAGCCACTGTTTGAAAATATATTTTTCCACGGTTTCACGGATGGAATAGGTGTAATTAAGCTGGATGTCACCGTAGAAAAGAATGAGCTTCTGCTGACTCTCCGGGATAATGGAGCAGGTATGACGGAAGAAAAACGGGAGCGTTTGCTTGTTCCAGATCCGAATCGTCGTGGTCGCGGAGGATTAGGCGTACAGAACGCAGACCAGAAATTCAAACTGCATTTCGGCCCGCAGTACGGGCTTACGGTACATTCGACTAAGGGTGAAGGTACAGCGATTGTCATTCATTGGCCCAAAGAGGAGGAGCGTCCGGATGGATACAGCAAAGAGAATTAA